The proteins below are encoded in one region of Candidatus Moraniibacteriota bacterium:
- a CDS encoding O-antigen ligase family protein, which translates to MFFQFFTSLGWSSNKWSLLFLNTFAGALLIVLSHSTAFPLSDVNFFFFSFIGLLFALYRPAWVFLLLVGMLPYEIIDLMPLGYGNFSLRPYQWLVVLLSFSLVIRYFLKRFPVEKFTPRIWDFSILVVGMSAFLSASMSTQPATAFKLSLILLSFILFYFITRLFIRSLDDGTTLLPFILSSFLVVSIYALVQNIFFLNGIESNEVMPGRPNATFSEADWLGGYLSTLLVLLSALILFFENRLSDTSFRILRYIFSFLLFIGAIALLLSVSRSAWLATFAGISTLVILFLKQNQFFQAVKTYNRDILLRLARTGLLIVLPFIVALLIISLLRLSPFDLLDRSRSTATGEQKITVACPSETILPAKIASTEELISYGCAHIRLEEIESKKNAGKYVTEIFRNDPNVHIRASIYVRVFQILKEHPYFGIGLGNISSFLGTDERGTGLNASNIFLEIWLGTGIVGFVAFLFFWCGLLWQGILSHFRKISSLLFFLLPLWVTLTVFNFFNSGLMLGFFFFFLALLPVLDSRTDKNI; encoded by the coding sequence TTTCGGATGTCAATTTTTTCTTTTTTTCTTTTATCGGATTACTCTTTGCTCTCTATCGTCCTGCATGGGTATTCCTCTTGTTGGTAGGCATGTTGCCATACGAAATTATCGATCTCATGCCCCTTGGATATGGCAACTTTTCTCTTCGTCCCTATCAGTGGCTCGTTGTTCTCCTCTCGTTCTCTCTTGTTATTCGATATTTCTTGAAACGTTTCCCTGTAGAGAAATTCACACCTCGTATCTGGGATTTCAGTATTCTCGTCGTTGGTATGAGCGCGTTTTTATCAGCAAGCATGAGTACACAGCCCGCTACGGCATTCAAACTGTCTCTCATCTTGCTTTCATTTATTCTTTTTTATTTCATCACACGACTTTTCATCCGATCGCTCGATGATGGAACGACTCTCCTTCCATTCATTCTTTCTTCTTTCCTTGTCGTGAGTATCTATGCTCTCGTCCAAAACATTTTTTTCTTAAATGGTATTGAAAGTAATGAGGTGATGCCCGGTCGACCCAATGCTACGTTCTCTGAAGCAGATTGGCTCGGAGGATATCTCTCGACCCTTCTTGTACTTCTCTCCGCCCTCATTCTCTTTTTTGAAAATCGTTTATCAGATACTTCATTCCGAATTCTCAGATATATTTTTTCTTTTTTGCTTTTCATTGGTGCGATCGCACTTCTTCTCTCGGTCAGTCGTAGCGCATGGCTCGCCACTTTTGCTGGTATTAGTACTCTCGTGATCCTTTTTCTCAAACAAAACCAATTCTTTCAAGCAGTGAAGACGTATAATCGAGATATCCTCTTACGTTTGGCAAGAACAGGACTTTTGATTGTCCTTCCTTTTATCGTGGCACTCCTTATCATCTCTCTCCTCCGATTGAGTCCATTCGATCTCCTCGATCGTAGTAGAAGCACTGCTACTGGTGAACAGAAAATCACTGTAGCTTGTCCATCTGAGACGATACTCCCTGCAAAAATTGCCTCTACCGAAGAATTGATATCGTATGGTTGCGCGCATATTCGTCTCGAAGAAATCGAGTCAAAGAAGAATGCAGGGAAATACGTGACAGAAATTTTCCGCAATGATCCCAACGTCCATATCCGCGCCAGTATTTATGTTCGAGTTTTTCAAATACTCAAAGAACATCCTTACTTCGGTATCGGACTTGGAAACATCTCTTCTTTCCTTGGAACAGATGAGAGGGGTACAGGACTCAATGCGAGCAATATATTTCTCGAAATATGGCTTGGTACTGGAATAGTCGGATTCGTTGCTTTTTTGTTCTTCTGGTGTGGTTTGTTATGGCAAGGAATCCTGAGTCATTTTAGGAAAATATCGTCACTTCTTTTCTTCCTTCTGCCTCTCTGGGTTACACTAACCGTTTTTAATTTTTTCAATTCTGGACTCATGCTTGGTTTCTTTTTCTTTTTCCTCGCTCTCTTGCCAGTTCTTGATTCACGAACAGATAAAAATATATGA